One window of Acidimicrobiales bacterium genomic DNA carries:
- the glpK gene encoding glycerol kinase GlpK — protein sequence MRSLLLAIDQGTTSTRALLVDPAGGVLARCSREIRQYYPHPSWVEHDPEEIWRSVLECAFEVLDQAGRSARDLAGIGIANQRETTVLWERSTGRPVQRAIVWQDRRSTAICEELRASGVAETIADRTGLTVDPYFSATKLAWSFRHDPLLVQRARRGEICFGTIDAWLVWKLTGGACHVTEPTNASRTLLLDLRALAFAPDLLDLFGIPPEVLPTIVPSGTPTGERPDAHLAGESVPILAVLGDQQSALFAQACLEPGLAKSTYGTGSFVLGHAGEGRVAGGGELLCTVAVGERAGRSTYALEGSILSTGSAVQWLRDGLGVIRAAAETEQLAASLPGNDDVWFVPALAGLGAPYWDPGARGTLLGVTRATTRAHVARAVLEGIAWRTRDVLEAMARAGSPVRELRADGGATANRWLMQFQADALGIPVDVAASREATALGVAYLAGIVAGIWRREDVARLRRSAGRFEPNASDDERESAYRRWQEAVARSARWARP from the coding sequence CTACCCGCACCCATCCTGGGTCGAGCACGATCCCGAGGAGATCTGGCGGTCGGTCCTCGAGTGCGCGTTCGAGGTTCTCGACCAGGCCGGCCGCAGCGCTCGCGACCTCGCGGGCATCGGGATCGCGAACCAGCGAGAGACCACCGTCCTCTGGGAGCGGTCGACGGGTCGGCCCGTTCAGCGGGCCATCGTCTGGCAGGATCGCCGGAGCACGGCGATCTGCGAAGAGCTCCGCGCGAGCGGCGTGGCAGAGACGATCGCCGACCGCACCGGGCTGACCGTCGACCCGTACTTCTCGGCAACGAAGCTCGCCTGGAGCTTCCGCCACGATCCGCTGCTCGTGCAGCGCGCGCGCCGCGGCGAGATCTGCTTCGGCACCATCGACGCCTGGCTGGTATGGAAGCTCACCGGGGGCGCGTGCCACGTCACCGAACCGACGAACGCCTCGCGCACCCTCCTCCTCGACCTCCGAGCGCTCGCCTTCGCCCCCGACCTGCTCGATCTCTTCGGCATCCCCCCGGAGGTGCTCCCGACGATCGTCCCGTCGGGGACGCCCACGGGCGAGCGACCCGACGCGCACCTCGCAGGTGAGTCCGTGCCGATCCTCGCCGTCCTCGGCGACCAGCAGTCCGCGCTCTTCGCGCAGGCCTGCCTCGAGCCTGGGCTGGCCAAGAGCACGTACGGGACCGGCTCGTTCGTGCTCGGCCACGCTGGCGAGGGACGCGTCGCAGGGGGCGGCGAGCTGCTGTGCACCGTCGCCGTCGGCGAGCGGGCGGGGCGCTCGACCTACGCGCTCGAGGGCTCGATCCTCAGCACCGGCTCGGCCGTGCAGTGGCTGCGCGACGGGCTGGGTGTGATCCGGGCCGCGGCGGAGACCGAGCAGCTCGCCGCGAGCCTCCCCGGCAACGACGACGTCTGGTTCGTCCCGGCACTTGCAGGGCTCGGGGCTCCCTACTGGGACCCGGGCGCGCGGGGCACGCTCCTCGGGGTGACCCGGGCGACGACGCGCGCGCACGTCGCGCGCGCGGTGCTCGAGGGCATCGCCTGGCGCACCCGGGACGTTCTCGAGGCGATGGCCCGCGCCGGATCCCCGGTGCGCGAGCTGCGAGCCGACGGGGGAGCCACGGCCAACCGGTGGCTCATGCAGTTCCAGGCCGACGCGCTCGGGATCCCGGTCGACGTCGCCGCGAGCCGGGAGGCGACCGCTCTCGGCGTCGCCTACCTCGCGGGGATCGTCGCGGGGATCTGGCGTCGCGAGGACGTCGCTCGCCTCCGTCGGAGCGCCGGACGCTTCGAGCCGAATGCCAGCGACGACGAGCGCGAGTCCGCCTACCGCCGGTGGCAGGAGGCCGTGGCGCGAAGCGCCCGCTGGGCGCGCCCGTGA